In the genome of Thermoleophilaceae bacterium, one region contains:
- the panC gene encoding pantoate--beta-alanine ligase, with amino-acid sequence MRVVRTVAELRDALREAPRPVGLVPTMGAFHEGHLSLIRAAREENQTVVVSLFVNPAQFGPSEDFGAYPRSEERDAAQAEEEGVDILFAPAVEEVYPDGFDTAVEVGGLTETLEGDPAHRGREHFRGVTTVVTKLFNMAQPDRAYFGQKDAQQALVIRRLVRDLNMPVEIRVCPTVREASGLAMSSRNAYLSNEERERAAAISRGLRAAEETVRSGERDAAKVLAAARAELDAAQIEPEYLELRSAHDLSPVERVNGSTLLAVAVRVGRARLIDNTMLGGT; translated from the coding sequence ATGAGGGTGGTGCGCACTGTGGCGGAGCTGCGCGACGCTCTGCGGGAAGCGCCTCGGCCGGTCGGGCTCGTGCCGACGATGGGTGCCTTCCACGAGGGGCACCTCTCGCTCATCCGCGCCGCCCGCGAGGAGAACCAGACAGTGGTGGTGTCGCTCTTCGTCAACCCGGCGCAGTTCGGGCCGAGCGAGGACTTCGGCGCCTACCCGCGCTCTGAGGAGCGCGACGCCGCGCAGGCCGAGGAGGAGGGCGTGGACATCCTCTTCGCGCCGGCGGTGGAAGAGGTGTACCCGGACGGCTTCGACACGGCAGTGGAGGTGGGCGGCCTCACCGAGACGCTCGAAGGCGACCCTGCCCACCGCGGCCGCGAGCACTTCCGCGGCGTGACCACTGTGGTCACCAAGCTCTTCAACATGGCGCAGCCGGACCGCGCCTACTTCGGCCAGAAGGACGCGCAGCAGGCGCTCGTGATCCGGCGCCTCGTTCGCGATCTGAACATGCCCGTGGAGATTCGCGTTTGCCCGACCGTGCGCGAGGCGAGCGGACTGGCCATGAGCTCACGGAACGCCTACCTGAGTAACGAGGAGCGCGAGCGCGCGGCGGCCATTTCGCGCGGCCTGCGCGCCGCCGAGGAGACCGTGCGCTCCGGCGAGCGCGATGCGGCGAAGGTGCTGGCCGCCGCGCGTGCCGAGCTCGACGCCGCGCAGATCGAGCCGGAATACCTCGAGCTCCGCTCGGCCCACGACCTTTCACCAGTCGAGCGCGTGAACGGCTCGACGCTTCTCGCCGTGGCCGTCCGCGTGGGACGGGCGCGGCTGATCGACAACACCATGCTGGGAGGCACATGA